One genomic window of Corticium candelabrum chromosome 21, ooCorCand1.1, whole genome shotgun sequence includes the following:
- the LOC134196407 gene encoding C-Jun-amino-terminal kinase-interacting protein 4-like, which yields MISLHYSSVSKFTVLATCIFSVHSLRSVKRLHHTHCLYGSSTYTLPTKMSEDKRNGVQDGLYSAGEFETPGGAGSDFVTINERVTRLATVLRQKLKSQIQQYGEEPVRELMPLLVEVLDTLNSALQDDREHVFELQQLKEENEQLLKQFRTEKEKKSQAEQSLICLEDQLAQERNKMKDEMQQLKNTTRQLQAQLKNHRERAERVEQRHEQLQADYSGLQVKHGNMMQQYIMLVRQPAKGMRSRYIRGVSEGMAITRSLNMSLDVGPMTELVQHGSPTAQVLSSSPKAGYSPISGNSPRGGLRSPRNKKNFQREMLEESSNVTKVDARRYSDYTVYESTQMEVTFNSNLLEVDRGLALESESRGAPVGSSDTLSAVGGRPDSMRPLGAEVLAESADELADGQTASIMTGDVEQTDMEMSLKSVDFSDVDKRDEELFAHDKECEVSASGEYGLMNEECLYNEIGHESVAEMDESAEITKVNLEIQELVDENKRLQENRNQISKEHDKLATKIGVLVSEKDGLVEDLGTAQSENSSLQDEIKKLKQLLEAEKQKSASIEAVNPDDQKRYTRLEMAKILEQRDFYKEKFLEMQEDMRLNEETPLVAARGKTEQRSPLFRFFQGLFRKPRLDNVQTDYGSSDAIDPELYAQIRGSSDKGNTILFDSEESRIHAYGWSLPNAELRKSVVGMSLSVEVSGRRLPLPVHPVETFSQPIPVPITAGPLMQQDKNMKVTCAVALNSVEWCCPSVEKVIVPGLDAHIWLCAAPDDALKSNNVEQELARVYVLDANKPTDIVESFGVEREILCAVSVPAFKDQLSQNAELGPTVWLGAVDGLYIHSSVDNRGQSIRAMNVSATILHLLYNQGNVIAGRNNGSVTMFARRPDGFWDWDNYQNLELAERRDVPVGALSIVRNTVWAALDRKVYVLDVKNFKVIVCFIAVLFIVVMQMGFFLVLVSRSICLAIDLFVCLSVCLSVCLSVNHIHLNFYL from the exons ATGATATCTTTACACTACTCTAGTGTATCGAAATTCACCGTTCTCGCGACTTGCATTTTCTCCGTTCACTCTCTTCGATCGGTAAAGCGATTACATCACACTCACTGTTTATACGGGTCTTCTACCTATACTCTGCCAACAAAGATGTCCGAGGACAAGCGGAACGGCGTACAAGACGGTCTCTATTCTGCAGGCGAATTCGAAACTCCAGGAGGAGCAGGAAGCGACTTTGTGACGATAAACGAGCGCGTCACGCGGCTAGCAACAGTGTTGCGTCAAAAACTCAAG AGTCAGATACAGCAGTATGGTGAGGAGCCGGTGCGTGAGCTGATGCCGTTGTTGGTCGAGGTACTGGACACGCTCAACTCGGCTCTGCAGGACGACCGCGAGCACGTGTTCGAGTTGCAACAGTTGAAAGAGGAGAACGAGCAGTTGTTGAAGCAGTTTCGGACGGAGAAGGAAAAGAAGTCGCAAGCAGAGCAG TCATTGATTTGTCTGGAAGATCAACTAGCTCAAGAGCGTAATAAAATGAAAGATGAAATGCAGCAGTTGAAGAACACCACACGACAGTTACAAGCCCAGTTGAAAAATCATCGAGAAAGGG CCGAGCGTGTAGAGCAACGGCATGAGCAGCTTCAAGCCGATTACAGTGGACTTCAAGTCAAGCACGGGAAT ATGATGCAGCAATACATTATGCTGGTGAGACAACCAGCAAAAGGGATGCGCAGTCGATACATACGAGGTGTATCAGAAGGGATGGCCATTACACGTTCACT GAATATGTCGCTCGATGTTGGTCCAATGACGGAATTAGTTCAACATGGTAGTCCGACTGCTCAGGTTTTGAGTAGTAGCCCTAAGGCTGGTTATTCACCCATTAGTGGAAACAGTCCTAGAGGTGGTTTGCGATCACCCAGGAACAAAAAGAATTTTCAGAGAGAGATGTTGGAAGAGTCGAGTAATGTGACTAAAGTGGATGCAAGACGTTATTCAGACTATACTGTCTATGAATCAACTCAAATGGAAGTTACTTTTAACTCAAATCTGTTAGAAGTTGATCGTGGTCTTGCATTGGAGAGTGAATCTCGAGGTGCACCAGTTGGATCTTCAGATACACTCAGTGCTGTGGGTGGTAGACCTGATAGTATGAGGCCATTGGGAGCTGAGGTATTAGCCGAGTCTGCGGACGAATTGGCTGATGGTCAAACTGCATCTATCATGACTGGTGAcgttgaacagacagatatggAAATGTCTTTGAAATCAGTAGATTTCTCTGATGTGGATAAGAGAGATGAAGAACTGTTTGCTCACGATAAAGAGTGTGAGGTTAGTGCATCTGGTGAATACGGTTTAATGAACGAGGAATGTTTGTATAATGAAATCGGACACGAGTCAGTGGCAGAAATGGATGAATCAGCTGAAATTACAA AGGTGAACTTGGAGATTCAGGAACTTGTAGACGAAAACAAACGACTACAAGAAAACAG AAATCAAATTTCAAAGGAACACGACAAATTGGCCACCAAAATTGGTGTGTTAGTAAG TGAAAAGGACGGTCTGGTTGAAGACCTCGGAACTGCTCAGTCGGAAAACAGCTCATTACAAGATGAAATCAAAAA ACTGAAACAATTGCTCGAGGCTGAGAAGCAGAAG TCTGCAAGCATTGAAGCAGTGAATCCTGATGACCAGAAGAGGTATACTCGACTGGAAATGGCAAAGATCCTTGAGCAGCGCGATTTTTACAAAGAGAAGTTTTTGGAAATGCAAGAAGATATGAG GCTTAACGAAGAGACGCCTCTTGTTGCAGCGAGAGGGAAGACTGAACAACGTTCTCCACTGTTTCGATT CTTTCAAGGTCTCTTTCGAAAGCCAAGGCTTGATAATGTTCAGACAGATTACGGCTCGTCAGATGCTATTGATCCAGAGTT GTATGCTCAGATTAGAGGTTCGAGTGACAAGGGAAACACCATATTGTTTGATTCTG AAGAAAGCAGGATTCATGCATACGGTTGGTCACTTCCGAATGCAGAATTGAGGAAGTCTGTTGTTGGAATGTCACTCTCAGTCGAAGTTTCTGGTCGTCGATTGCCACTACCAGTTCATCCCGTTGAGACATTCTCTCAACCCATTCCTGTTCCGATTACAGCGGGACCTTTGATGCAGCAAGACAAGAATATGAAG GTTACATGTGCTGTTGCTCTCAATTCGGTGGAGTGGTGCTGTCCGTCAGTTGAAAAAGTCATTGTTCCCGGCTTGGACGCTCACATCTGGTTGTGTGCTGCACCCGACGATGCCCTAAAGAGCAACAACGTTGAGCAAGAATTGGCTAGAGTTTATGTCTTGGATGCAAACAAGCCGACAGACATAGTCGAGTCGTTTGGCGTCGAAAGAGAGATCCTATGTGCAGTGTCGGTGCCAGCGTTTAAAGATCAACTCTCTCAGAATGCCGAACTAGGTCCAACAGTGTGGCTCGGAGCGGTTGACGG GCTGTATATACATTCATCGGTCGACAACAGAGGACAGAGCATTCGTGCAATGAATGTGTCTGCAACTATACTGCACTTGCT GTACAATCAGGGTAACGTTATTGCCGGACGCAATAATGGCTCTGTGACGATGTTTGCAAGACGACCCG ATGGATTCTGGGACTGGGATAATTATCAGAATCTTGAGTTAGCAGAGAGGAGGGACGTACCCGTTGGTGCATTGTCGATTGTTCGTAACACAGTGTGGGCTGCACTGGATCGCAAAGTGTATGTGTTGGACGTCAAGAACTTCAAAGTCATAGTATGTTTCattgctgttttgtttattgttgtcaTGCAAATGGGTTTTTTCTTAGTTTTAGTATCTAGATCCATCTGTTTGGCcattgatctgtttgtctgtctgtctgtctgtctgtctgtctgtctgtctgtcaatcacatacatttgaacttttatctatga